A stretch of Ipomoea triloba cultivar NCNSP0323 chromosome 13, ASM357664v1 DNA encodes these proteins:
- the LOC116001419 gene encoding probable WRKY transcription factor 27, protein MDGENDWDLAAVVRGCSNLNGNSSSQDVHEHFNGDFPSQSIPLLPQQSHDNGSAFPSIVTERYYFGLEEVIDRFTSRKTREPIVDPQGTIIPPTSLDKVDGSGSGGIEKDTPVPQSPNPSPTLEPQQSLPSPQTDSLEKSGGLEDEKLQVNEVEMLVEKVQVAVEKVEVPVKKVDEWDGWVWRKYGKKMVNDSPHSKSYYKCNHEGEKCPAKKHVQLSHMNESKYIITYRGNHNHPPPVQNTTTKHRKRSRARA, encoded by the coding sequence ATGGATGGTGAAAATGATTGGGATCTTGCTGCAGTGGTGAGAGGCTGCAGCAACCTCAATGGGAATTCAAGTAGCCAAGATGTTCATGAACATTTTAATGGTGATTTTCCTAGCCAATCAATTCCTTTACTCCCTCAACAAAGCCATGACAATGGTAGTGCTTTTCCTAGCATAGTGACCGAAAGGTACTATTTCGGGCTAGAAGAGGTTATTGATAGGTTTACTAGTAGAAAGACGAGAGAACCAATCGTAGATCCTCAGGGTACCATCATTCCCCCTACTAGTCTCGACAAGGTTGATGGCTCGGGCTCGGGGGGTATCGAGAAGGACACCCCAGTTCCTCAAAGTCCCAACCCTTCTCCTACTTTGGAACCTCAACAGTCCCTTCCAAGTCCCCAAACTGATAGTCTTGAAAAAAGTGGTGGCTTGGAGGATGAGAAGCTTCAAGTGAATGAGGTTGAAATGTTGGTTGAGAAGGTTCAAGTGGCGGTTGAGAAGGTTGAAGTTCCAGTTAAGAAGGTGGACGAATGGGATGGATGGGTTTGGAGGAAGTATGGGAAGAAGATGGTGAATGATTCACCACACTCAAAGAGCTATTACAAATGCAACCACGAGGGAGAAAAGTGCCCTGCAAAGAAGCATGTTCAGTTAAGCCACATGAATGAAAGCAAGTATATCATTACGTACAGAGGTAATCACAATCACCCTCCCCCCGTTCAAAACACTACAACCAAACATAGGAAGAGGAGTCGGGCTCGGGCTTAG
- the LOC116001681 gene encoding uncharacterized protein LOC116001681 isoform X1, producing MFIDLDCRFDVLSLSASLKQRILKANGKSMQCLKEADAEYDKELFAESMRRFLYIRCYDSIQFLDTLKYWSFSLDGSCFCIYAAREQQQSFVSHRMLVRPSDNVSRSVLAATNRQLELLVFLLSVKRKLIHLLQKYEGKFILEKSKIVKENW from the exons ATGTTCATCGACTTGGATTGCCGTTTCGATGTTTTGAGCCTCTCAGCTTCACTGAAGCAGCGCATACTTAAAGCCAATG GAAAGAGTATGCAATGCTTAAAGGAGGCAGATGCAGAATATGACAAAGAATTATTTGCAGAAAGCATGAGACGGTTCTTGTACATCCGTTGCTATGATAGTATCCAGTTTCTGGATACACTTAAG TATTGGAGCTTTTCACTGGATGGATCGTGCTTCTGCATTTATGCCGCAAGGGAGCAGCAACAG TCCTTTGTTTCTCACAGAATGCTTGTGCGCCCTTCAG ATAATGTGTCTAGGAGTGTTTTGGCTGCAACTAACCGTCAATTAGAGCTCTTAGTCTTCCTTCTCTCAGTGAAACGGAAGCTCATCCACCTATTACAAAAGTACGAGGGGAAGTTCATACTCGAGAAGTCAAAAATTGTCAAGGAAAATTGGTAG
- the LOC116001681 gene encoding DNA repair protein XRCC2 homolog isoform X2 — MFIDLDCRFDVLSLSASLKQRILKANGKSMQCLKEADAEYDKELFAESMRRFLYIRCYDSIQFLDTLKYWSFSLDGSCFCIYAAREQQQSFVSHRMLVRPSVKRKLIHLLQKYEGKFILEKSKIVKENW, encoded by the exons ATGTTCATCGACTTGGATTGCCGTTTCGATGTTTTGAGCCTCTCAGCTTCACTGAAGCAGCGCATACTTAAAGCCAATG GAAAGAGTATGCAATGCTTAAAGGAGGCAGATGCAGAATATGACAAAGAATTATTTGCAGAAAGCATGAGACGGTTCTTGTACATCCGTTGCTATGATAGTATCCAGTTTCTGGATACACTTAAG TATTGGAGCTTTTCACTGGATGGATCGTGCTTCTGCATTTATGCCGCAAGGGAGCAGCAACAG TCCTTTGTTTCTCACAGAATGCTTGTGCGCCCTTCAG TGAAACGGAAGCTCATCCACCTATTACAAAAGTACGAGGGGAAGTTCATACTCGAGAAGTCAAAAATTGTCAAGGAAAATTGGTAG
- the LOC116001681 gene encoding DNA repair protein XRCC2 homolog isoform X3, translating to MFIDLDCRFDVLSLSASLKQRILKANGKSMQCLKEADAEYDKELFAESMRRFLYIRCYDSIQFLDTLKYWSFSLDGSCFCIYAAREQQQSFVSHRMLVRPSGVFWLQLTVN from the exons ATGTTCATCGACTTGGATTGCCGTTTCGATGTTTTGAGCCTCTCAGCTTCACTGAAGCAGCGCATACTTAAAGCCAATG GAAAGAGTATGCAATGCTTAAAGGAGGCAGATGCAGAATATGACAAAGAATTATTTGCAGAAAGCATGAGACGGTTCTTGTACATCCGTTGCTATGATAGTATCCAGTTTCTGGATACACTTAAG TATTGGAGCTTTTCACTGGATGGATCGTGCTTCTGCATTTATGCCGCAAGGGAGCAGCAACAG TCCTTTGTTTCTCACAGAATGCTTGTGCGCCCTTCAG GAGTGTTTTGGCTGCAACTAACCGTCAATTAG
- the LOC116003048 gene encoding adenylate kinase, chloroplastic: MAACGCSLPCFKSSPAKSISSFSSPPSHPLHLRLTSVPSLPKSSSLHLDQTLPRPRHSRPPQAYTPGFVVVASANKAEPLRIMISGAPASGKGTQCELIAKKYDLVHISAGDLLRAEISAGTENGKRAKEYMEKGQLVPDEVVVMMVKDRLMQPDSQEKGWLLDGYPRSLSQATALKEYGFQPDLFILLEVHEEKLVERVIGRRLDPVTGKIYHLKYSPPETDEISARLTQRFDDTEEKVKLRLQTHNQNVDSVLAIYEDITFKVDGSVSKVEVFALIDDALAKVLEQKQSKLGHVAA, from the exons ATGGCGGCGTGCGGCTGCTCTCTGCCCTGCTTCAAATCCTCACCCGCCAAGtcgatttcttctttttcatctcCTCCTTCTCATCCTCTTCACCTACGCCTCACATCTGTGCCCTCACTTCCCAAGTCTTCTTCTCTGCATTTGGATCAAACCCTACCCCGACCTCGCCATTCCAGACCTCCGCAAGCGTACACTCCCGGTTTCGTG gTTGTGGCGTCGGCGAATAAGGCGGAACCCTTGAGGATAATGATATCGGGTGCTCCGGCTTCTGGGAAAGGAACTCAATGTGAGCTCATCGCCAAgaaa TATGATTTGGTGCACATTTCAGCTGGAGATTTACTACGGGCCGAAATTTCTGCAGGGACAGAAAATGGGAAGCGGGCAAAGGAATACATGGAGAAAGGGCAATTAGTTCCTGATGAAGTAGTTGTAATG ATGGTCAAAGATCGCCTAATGCAACCAGATTCACAAGAGAAGGGTTGGCTTTTGGATGGATACCCCCGTAGTTTATCTCAAGCAACAGCTCTTAAAGAATATGGCTTCCAACCAGATCTCTTCATTCTTTTGGAA GTGCATGAAGAAAAACTTGTTGAAAGAGTGATAGGCCGCAGGCTGGACCCAGTAACAGGGAAGATATACCATTTGAAGTATTCTCCTCCAGAAACTGACGAGATTTCTGCAAGGCTCACTCAACGATTTGATGACACAGAAGAGAAG GTGAAACTGCGTTTACAGACTCATAATCAGAATGTGGACTCGGTACTTGCGATATATGAAGATATCACTTTCAAG GTGGATGGAAGTGTTTCCAAGGTGGAGGTGTTTGCTCTCATTGATGATGCATTGGCAAAGGTCCTTGAACAAAAGCAGTCAAAATTGGGACATGTGGCAGCATAA
- the LOC116002518 gene encoding uncharacterized protein LOC116002518, with protein MDEQALTTLTEETVTVTGLDEDHILEIGPNSDALILEQPLTIGQEFPDVNTCRRALKDIAIASHFEMRIVKSDRSRFIAKCSKEGCPWRIHVAKCPGVHTFTVRTLHSEHTCEGVQNLHHQQASVGWVARSVEARVRDNPQYKPNEILQDIRNQHGVAVSYMQAWRGKERSMAALHGTFEEGYRFLPAYCEQIRKTNPGSIASVVATGQDNSFQRLFVSYRAAIYGFINACRPLLELDRAHLKGKYLGTLLCAAAVDADDTLFPLAIAVVDGESDENWMWFMSELRKLLGVNTDNMPRLTILSERTMGMIEAVETHFPSAFHGFCLRYISENFRDTFKNSNLVNIFWNAVYALTGAEFESKVTEMVDISQDVLTWFHHFNPQLWAVAYFEGVRYGHFSLGVTELLYNWALECHELPIVQMMEHIRQQMVSWFNERRNKGIRWTSILVPSAEKRMGEAIADARCYKVLRANEIEFEIVSTERTNIVDIRSRVCSCRRWQLYGLPCAHAAAALISCGQNTHLFVEPCFTVHSYRETYSQIIYPIPDRSLWNEPGEGAEGGSAKVDITIRPPKTRRPPGRPKKKVLRIESLKRPKRVVQCGRCHMLGHSQKKCTLPS; from the coding sequence ATGGATGAGCAGGCATTGACAACATTAACAGAGGAAACTGTAACGGTAACCGGTTTGGATGAGGATCATATACTGGAAATAGGACCTAATTCGGATGCTTTGATACTAGAGCAGCCTCTAACAATCGGACAAGAATTTCCGGATGTTAATACCTGTAGAAGGGCGTTGAAGGATATAGCGATAGCGTCACATTTTGAAATGAGGATAGTGAAGTCGGACAGGAGTAGATTTATAGCAAAGTGCTCGAAAGAGGGGTGTCCGTGGCGCATCCATGTGGCAAAGTGCCCGGGAGTTCATACGTTTACTGTTAGGACTCTTCATAGTGAGCACACGTGTGAAGGGGTTCAAAATCTCCATCATCAACAGGCTTCGGTTGGTTGGGTTGCAAGGTCTGTTGAAGCGCGAGTGAGGGATAATCCACAGTATAAACCGAATGAGATTTTGCAAGACATTCGAAACCAGCATGGGGTTGCTGTGTCTTATATGCAAGCGTGGAGAGGAAAGGAGCGCAGCATGGCAGCTTTACACGGGACTTTTGAAGAAGGCTATAGGTTTCTTCCAGCGTATTGTGAACAGATAAGGAAGACAAATCCAGGAAGCATTGCTTCAGTTGTTGCTACTGGCCAGGATAATAGTTTCCAGCGGCTTTTTGTCTCCTACAGAGCAGCAATTTATGGGTTTATCAATGCTTGTCGGCCACTTTTGGAACTTGATAGAGCACACCTAAAAGGAAAGTATTTAGGTACATTACTATGTGCTGCAGCTGTTGATGCTGATGACACGTTGTTCCCATTGGCAATTGCTGTTGTTGATGGCGAAAGTGACGAGAATTGGATGTGGTTTATGTCCGAATTGCGCAAGCTTCTTGGTGTGAATACGGACAACATGCCGAGACTTACAATACTCTCCGAGAGAACAATGGGTATGATAGAGGCCGTGGAGACTCATTTTCCTAGTGCATTTCATGGTTTTTGCTTGCGTTACATCAGCGAGAATTTCAGGGACACATTTAAGAACTCAAATTTGGTCAATATATTTTGGAATGCTGTTTATGCACTCACAGGTGCTGAATTTGAGAGCAAAGTGACCGAGATGGTGGATATTTCGCAAGATGTCCTTACATGGTTTCACCATTTTAACCCCCAACTCTGGGCTGTGGCATACTTTGAGGGGGTACGTTATGGCCATTTCTCACTAGGAGTAACCGAACTGTTGTATAACTGGGCCCTGGAGTGTCACGAGCTTCCTATTGTACAGATGATGGAGCACATCCGGCAGCAGATGGTGTCGTGGTTTAATGAACGACGAAATAAGGGAATCAGGTGGACTTCAATTCTCGTACCATCTGCTGAAAAGAGGATGGGAGAAGCCATAGCTGATGCTCGTTGCTATAAAGTCCTTCGTGCGAATGAAATTGAATTTGAGATTGTATCAACTGAAAGGACAAATATCGTGGACATACGAAGTCGAGTGTGCTCGTGTCGTCGTTGGCAACTCTATGGTCTCCCATGTGCGCATGCTGCTGCTGCGCTCATCTCTTGTGGACAGAACACTCATCTCTTTGTAGAGCCTTGCTTCACAGTACACAGCTATCGTGAAACCTATTCTCAGATAATATATCCTATTCCCGATAGAAGCCTATGGAATGAACCCGGTGAGGGAGCAGAAGGTGGAAGTGCCAAAGTTGACATTACAATTAGGCCACCAAAAACTCGAAGGCCCCCTGGTAGGCCTAAAAAGAAGGTTCTCCGCATAGAAAGTTTAAAACGCCCAAAGAGAGTTGTTCAGTGTGGTCGCTGCCATATGTTAGGCCATTCTCAGAAAAAATGCACATTGCCAAGTTGA